TTGTGTAAATGAACTTTTAATGATAAGAGTAAagacatttatataaaataacaggGAGTAACGTGAAACATATTAAtcatataaacaaaaattttatccaactataatattgtatctttaatttattaaaattataattaaatggTACATTTATAATTACTAGATGATGACAGAATATTCATTgacatataaataataaagtaagattagctatatataatttgtttaagTTTATGTTTATCTTCTCTATATCATACGagacaattttaaatttgcTAGATTGTTATTAAGATAACAAtgaaatgtatttaaaaagcTTCATATAATCTAAtcagtaaatttaaaatagatataactttaaatatttccgtaatatttgatgaataatctttaaataataagttttaatattattttttttaaataaacaaattaataaaatatttttattatactataaggacaattaataaaaattaagttgTACTCTTTAATTATAGAacagaaaaatttatatttattaaaaattttataaatttattttctatataattcatcaaaaataatattgataacaaaaatttatgtatGACATTAATgacaatttattatattaaatgtatagcatgaatttataaatggataaattataaattaatatgttGTTGAcaataaataagaaaatagtttttactttaattattatatcttatttgaataagataataattttacaatatatgataatgataaaataaattagtaatattaaattaacaaaaaatttatatatttacttataatcttttttaatataaattttttattattgaaaaataaaattttcaagaacatataattttacaagtaatgattaaactttttttttaataaataaaagggATCAAAGCTTTTCTATTAACAATTTCACTGTTATCACTAAATTTTTTCCGATACCAAATTTGATTTGTTTTAGCAGCAATcatttgatttattaaaacaaacaataaaaagtactaaaaattttctttattaattttatattaaaaaaacataccaAAAGATTTTGCGATTTTCCAATTCCATATAAAGtaatgtaaattaaaatttcataaaaaaaatgtggaCAACAAACAAATTTGTGAATACCATTCAAACAAACTTTAtgactaaaatttttaattgtattatttttgtctTTACGTAGATTTGCAAAATCTTTTGCTATTccattttgtaaataattaaaaaatataaataaaactgtAAATATGATTTGTAAAAAATCTATACTTTTTGAAGTTTTTAAGGATAATGAACTCAGGACAGATAATggaagaaaaatataatgtagAATACCCATTATAAAATGTGATAAATGTATTGTTGATGGAGAGTATacagaaataaaaattgtttcatACAATCGACGACCAATATGAATAGAAAggcaaataaaaataagtaatgTTGTTTCATAACTTTGAATTTCTTTAGAATATCCAAAGAAATATAACCATTTGATAATTGGAACAAGTATATTGGGTGTAAAATAAAGAAGAATTAATAAAGTAAGTGACAATATTTCTCCcactatataaaaaatacaaaatgaactaaaatattttatttttttttattaaaatttaaaaatacaaaccTTTTGGGAACagaaaaatatgataaaatatttttttcttccaaTGTTTTaccataaaatattaacggctttaaaaatttaaaaattccattttctaaatcaaataaaattccAAAACTTAACGGTAGTAATGTAACGGAAactaataacaaataaaattgaacAAAGTTTTCCGGTATCATTATATATCCCTATCTCATAAACTTTATTTCAATATTGCTTTTGATTCTGTTAAAAATATGCGTGTCTTGAACAGAAAGATTGTATACTATAATATTTGTACCGTAAAAGAATTTGGAATAAAATTATCcctattataatattttaccaGATTTTTTAACTTGTTATGTTTAATTTCAAACTTCTTCTTTATCCTTATAATCAAGTTTTCCTAAATTTTTAGCctgaagaaattttaaaaaacatgttataaataatttttttatattttttttatcgaGCGAGAGtacactttttaaattaaacttattaattcttttttaaggTTTCTTAGTTAATTATGGGATATACAAATTTGTACTTCTCTCGCCCACGCAATTACGGACCAGGATCACGTTCCTGCAGAGTTTGCTTCGGACATCATGGTCTTATTCGTAAATATGGACTTGATATGTGCCGTAGATGTTTCCGTGAGTACGCTCCCGATATTGGATTCAAAAAAGTATGTTTTGtcttttaaattcatttattttattttttttagcttGATTAAACTATGGAATAAACTAATCCAACATCGTTATTGTCAGTTTTGGTAACTATCTTCAAAAACTGCTTGTTTCGTCGGactatattatttgtttgttcaataaaacatttgtttctaaattatatttgtgAATCATTTGTTTTTGACGCTTtatttgttgataaaaaatttacatatattggtttatttttttttaaacatggTATGAATCTATTCATAATGGTGTTCTTTCCACAATACTTTGAAACTTTTTTCCCTAGTTTTTTCATGTTTTTTTGCCTtcgtaaattaaaaaaactattgtttatttctaatttatttatattaaaataaacctTCCATATACTGTAAGATTCATAGAATATgtttattaaacaaaattcaATAAgacatttcttttataaaattgtcaattgaaaaatacattataaataatttttcaaaatagatttaaaaatatcaaaaattattacatacTTTCTATTGACTGatgttgtttttatttactttaaatttaaaaataatcttaaacTGAATAAGTTACAATACCAAGTTAATTAATACTACGAAAAACAATTTCTGGTAAGAGAAAAAATCCTTTTTgtgataacattttttttagttatatacAACTTCATGAATTTAAAGATTTCTTCGtatgaatatattaataattttgaactataattttatttatctgaTAGAAGATAAAATATCCATAATCATATATTGTCAATGTTTTcaataactattaaaaataacatcaaaatatattatttatatttataaattcgTCAAATTAAGAAGAACGTCATACTTTGATTAAGttctaatttattttcattcaACACTCtttcttcaaaaaaaaaaaaatttttaacaataaaagtacatttttaaaaattttatgcaCTAGACTACTac
This Strongyloides ratti genome assembly S_ratti_ED321, chromosome : 2 DNA region includes the following protein-coding sequences:
- a CDS encoding Polyprenol reductase, which produces MIPENFVQFYLLLVSVTLLPLSFGILFDLENGIFKFLKPLIFYGKTLEEKNILSYFSVPKSSFCIFYIVGEILSLTLLILLYFTPNILVPIIKWLYFFGYSKEIQSYETTLLIFICLSIHIGRRFHKVCLNGIHKFVCCPHFFYEILIYITLYGIGKSQNLLYFLLFVLINQMIAAKTNQIWYRKKFSDNSEIVNRKALIPFIY
- a CDS encoding 40S ribosomal protein S29, encoding MGYTNLYFSRPRNYGPGSRSCRVCFGHHGLIRKYGLDMCRRCFREYAPDIGFKKLD